One part of the Parabacteroides distasonis ATCC 8503 genome encodes these proteins:
- a CDS encoding glutamate synthase subunit beta, whose amino-acid sequence MGNPRAFLTIHRQEAGYRPVHERIDDFSEVEQTLNSGDRRTQASRCMDCGVPFCHWACPLGNKQPEWQDLLYKGRYKEAYHVLEQTDDFPEFTGRVCPALCEKSCVLKLSCDEPVTIRENEAAIVEAAFREGYVQPIQPVRNGKKVAVIGSGPAGLTVANQLNRKGYEVTVFEKDELPGGLLRFGIPNFKLGKHIIDRRIRIMEQEGILFRVNTMVGKEILAKDVVKDFDAVCVAIGAEVPRDLSIEGRHLRGVHFALELLSQQNRILEGIPIPPKSQINCKGKKVLVIGGGDTGSDCVGTANRHGAACVTQIEIMPQPPVGQNPATPWPMYPQVLKTSSSHEEGCIRRWNLASNRFIGEKNNLIGVEVEEVEWVPSPDGGRPQMRQTGKKEIIEADLVFLAMGFLHPVQEGLIKELRLATDNRNNIAVDNAGYTANSNLFACGDAVSGASLVVKAMASGRNVARSIDRFLQTN is encoded by the coding sequence ATGGGAAACCCAAGAGCATTTCTAACGATACATAGACAAGAGGCGGGCTATCGTCCCGTCCACGAACGTATAGATGATTTCAGCGAGGTAGAACAGACCTTGAACAGCGGCGACCGCCGTACGCAGGCCTCCCGCTGCATGGATTGTGGCGTACCCTTCTGCCACTGGGCCTGCCCGCTGGGTAACAAGCAACCCGAATGGCAAGATTTGTTATACAAAGGCCGTTACAAAGAGGCATATCACGTATTGGAGCAGACCGACGACTTCCCGGAGTTCACGGGACGTGTCTGCCCCGCCCTCTGCGAGAAAAGCTGCGTACTGAAACTTAGCTGCGACGAACCTGTCACGATCCGTGAGAACGAGGCGGCTATCGTGGAAGCCGCTTTCCGGGAAGGATACGTACAGCCTATCCAACCAGTACGCAACGGGAAAAAAGTAGCCGTGATCGGTAGCGGTCCCGCCGGATTGACCGTGGCGAACCAATTGAACCGGAAAGGATATGAAGTCACCGTATTCGAGAAAGATGAGTTACCGGGCGGCTTGCTACGTTTCGGCATCCCCAATTTCAAGCTAGGCAAGCACATTATCGATCGCCGTATCCGCATCATGGAGCAAGAAGGGATTCTTTTCCGTGTAAACACGATGGTCGGCAAAGAGATATTAGCGAAAGATGTAGTGAAAGATTTCGACGCTGTTTGCGTAGCGATCGGCGCCGAGGTTCCCCGGGATCTATCTATCGAGGGACGTCATTTAAGAGGCGTACATTTCGCCTTGGAGTTATTAAGCCAGCAGAACCGGATCTTAGAAGGCATCCCCATCCCGCCCAAAAGCCAGATCAATTGCAAAGGCAAGAAAGTCTTAGTGATTGGCGGAGGCGATACGGGTAGCGATTGCGTAGGGACAGCGAACCGTCATGGGGCGGCCTGTGTCACCCAGATCGAGATCATGCCCCAGCCACCCGTCGGACAGAATCCGGCGACACCTTGGCCCATGTATCCCCAAGTACTGAAAACCAGCAGCAGCCATGAGGAAGGTTGTATCCGCCGGTGGAACCTAGCCTCTAACCGTTTTATCGGAGAGAAAAACAACCTGATAGGGGTTGAGGTAGAAGAAGTCGAATGGGTTCCCTCCCCAGACGGAGGCCGTCCGCAAATGAGACAGACCGGCAAGAAAGAGATCATCGAGGCCGATCTGGTTTTCCTCGCCATGGGCTTCCTGCATCCGGTACAAGAAGGATTGATCAAAGAACTGCGATTGGCTACCGACAACCGCAATAACATCGCCGTAGACAACGCCGGATATACCGCCAACAGCAACCTATTCGCCTGCGGAGACGCTGTCAGCGGAGCGAGCTTAGTCGTAAAAGCGATGGCCTCCGGCCGTAATGTCGCCCGATCCATCGACCGTTTCTTACAAACCAACTAA
- the gltB gene encoding glutamate synthase large subunit: MKTNKNHFNSRQGLYDPSYEHDACGVGMLVNIHGEKSHDIIESALKVLENMRHRGAEGADNKTGDGAGILLQIPHEFILLQGIPVPEKGKYGTGLIFLPKDEEQQASILSILIEEIEKEGLTLMHLRKVPVHTEILGKDAQATEPDIKQIFIIGCNDQQELELKLYLIRKRVEKRVSATDLPAKDDFYIASLSTKNIVYKGMLESMQLRHYFPDLTQPYFTSGLALVHSRFSTNTFPTWSLAQPFRLLAHNGEINTIRGNRGWMEARESVLSSPRIPDINDIRPIIQPGMSDSASLDNVLEFFVASGMSLPHAMAMLVPESFNEKNPISEDLKAFYEYHSILMEPWDGPAALLFSDGRYAGGMLDRNGLRPARYLITKHDMMVVASEVGVMDFEPNEIKEKGRLQPGKILLIDTEKGEIYYDSELKEQLANAQPYRTWLEKNRVELDELKSGRKIPHKVEGYDKLLRTFGYSREDIERIIVPMCTGGAEPVGSMGNDTPLAVLSARPQILYNYFRQQFAQVTNPPIDPIREELVMSLTEYIGAVGSNILVPTESHCKMVRLNHPILTNTQLDLLCNIRYKGFKSVKLPTLFDAEKGCAGLKAALDELCKQAEQSVTDGVNYIILSDRNVDEKKAVIPSLLAVSAVHHHLISVQKRVQTALVVETGEMREVMHAALLLGYGASAINPYMAFAILDDLADRQEIQLNYETAEKNYVKAICKGLFKVMSKMGISTIRSYRGAKLFEAIGLSRDLADTYFGGTTSNIGGIRLEEIAADAIAMHNDAFSHPTDSLLEHKGIYSFRKDGEKHAWNPDTISMLQLATRLGSYKKFKEYSHVVDEKESPIFLRDFLTFKRRTPIPLEQVEPEEAIMRRFVTGAMSFGSISREAHETIAIAMNKIHGRSNTGEGGEDSARFIPREDGLSLRSAIKQVASGRFGVTTEYLVNADEIQIKVAQGAKPGEGGQLPSYKVNDIIARTRHSIPGISLISPPPHHDIYSIEDLAQLIFDLKNVNPQAEISVKLVSESGVGTIAAGVAKAKADRIVISGAEGGTGASPISSIRYAGIPPELGLSETQQTLVMNGLRGQVRLQTDGQLKTGRDILLMAMLGAEEFGFATSALIVLGCVMMRKCHMNTCPVGVATQDEELRKRFHGRHEYLVNFFTFLAREVREYLAELGYTKLDDIIGRTDLLMRKPSDHIEKHDLLDLSRLIHLPEQAATQAIHQVTRQLHAIDNVKDVDIIRHAKAAIESGQEVSLDYAIANTDRSVGAMLSGEIAKRYGNIGLPENTLHIKFKGAAGQSFGAFLAHGVHFRLEGEANDYLGKGLSGGHISLMPPVRSTFIAEDNTIAGNTLLYGATSGEVYINGRVGERFCVRNSGAIAVVEGVGDHCCEYMTGGRVVVLGNTGRNFAAGMSGGVAYVWNKNGDFDYYCNMEMVELSLIEDSTSRKELHELIRKHYHHTGSHLAGLMLDNWNKYVDEFIQIVPIEYKKVLQEEQMRKLQRKIAEMQKDY; encoded by the coding sequence ATGAAAACAAACAAGAATCATTTTAACAGCAGACAAGGATTATACGACCCGTCTTATGAACATGACGCTTGTGGAGTAGGAATGTTAGTAAATATCCACGGCGAGAAATCGCACGACATCATCGAATCAGCTCTTAAAGTATTAGAGAACATGAGGCATCGAGGCGCTGAAGGAGCCGATAACAAAACGGGTGACGGAGCGGGAATCTTATTACAGATCCCGCATGAGTTCATCCTCCTGCAAGGAATTCCGGTTCCAGAGAAAGGCAAATATGGCACCGGACTAATCTTCCTTCCAAAAGATGAGGAACAGCAAGCAAGCATCCTCAGTATCCTCATCGAAGAGATCGAGAAAGAGGGATTAACCTTGATGCACTTACGCAAAGTTCCCGTTCATACGGAAATCTTGGGAAAGGACGCACAAGCGACCGAACCGGATATCAAACAGATATTCATCATCGGCTGCAACGATCAGCAAGAGCTGGAACTAAAGCTATACCTCATACGTAAGCGGGTCGAGAAAAGGGTATCGGCCACCGACCTGCCGGCCAAGGATGATTTCTATATAGCGTCTCTTTCCACCAAAAACATCGTTTACAAAGGCATGCTGGAATCCATGCAGCTACGCCATTACTTTCCTGACCTGACGCAACCTTATTTCACTAGCGGACTGGCCTTGGTACACTCACGTTTCAGCACCAACACCTTCCCCACTTGGAGTCTGGCGCAACCTTTCCGCCTACTGGCACATAACGGGGAAATCAACACGATACGGGGCAACCGGGGATGGATGGAGGCCCGGGAGAGCGTACTCTCCTCCCCCAGAATCCCGGATATCAACGATATACGCCCGATCATCCAGCCGGGCATGAGTGACAGTGCCTCACTGGATAACGTATTGGAATTCTTCGTGGCCTCCGGGATGAGCCTGCCGCATGCCATGGCGATGCTGGTACCGGAGAGTTTCAACGAGAAGAACCCGATCTCCGAAGACCTAAAGGCTTTCTACGAATATCACTCCATCTTGATGGAACCGTGGGACGGGCCTGCCGCCCTGCTCTTTAGCGACGGACGCTACGCCGGAGGCATGCTAGACCGTAACGGTCTCCGCCCCGCCCGTTACCTGATCACGAAACATGACATGATGGTCGTGGCCTCCGAAGTCGGCGTCATGGATTTCGAGCCTAACGAGATCAAGGAAAAAGGCCGTCTGCAACCCGGAAAGATCTTACTCATCGATACTGAGAAAGGCGAGATTTATTACGATAGCGAGCTGAAGGAACAACTGGCGAACGCCCAGCCCTACCGTACTTGGCTGGAGAAAAACCGGGTGGAATTGGACGAGTTGAAATCCGGCCGTAAGATCCCTCATAAGGTAGAGGGATACGACAAGCTACTGCGTACGTTCGGATACAGCCGTGAGGATATCGAACGTATCATCGTACCGATGTGCACGGGAGGGGCGGAACCGGTCGGCTCCATGGGCAACGATACGCCACTGGCCGTATTATCCGCCCGTCCGCAAATCCTCTATAATTATTTCCGCCAACAATTCGCCCAAGTAACCAACCCGCCGATCGACCCGATCCGCGAGGAACTCGTCATGAGCCTGACCGAGTATATCGGGGCCGTGGGAAGCAATATCTTAGTTCCAACCGAGAGCCACTGTAAAATGGTTCGGCTGAACCATCCGATCTTGACCAATACACAACTGGATCTCCTGTGTAACATCCGGTATAAGGGCTTTAAAAGTGTTAAGCTCCCCACTTTGTTTGACGCAGAGAAAGGATGCGCAGGACTGAAAGCTGCCTTGGACGAATTATGTAAGCAAGCGGAGCAATCCGTCACCGATGGCGTTAACTACATCATTTTAAGCGACAGAAACGTAGATGAGAAAAAAGCGGTGATTCCCTCCCTGTTAGCGGTAAGCGCCGTGCATCACCATCTGATCTCCGTGCAGAAAAGGGTGCAAACAGCGCTGGTAGTGGAAACCGGCGAGATGCGTGAGGTAATGCACGCCGCCCTCTTACTAGGCTACGGAGCCAGTGCCATCAACCCCTATATGGCTTTCGCTATCTTGGATGATCTAGCAGACAGGCAAGAGATACAATTGAATTACGAGACTGCCGAGAAGAATTACGTAAAAGCCATTTGCAAGGGTTTATTCAAGGTTATGAGCAAGATGGGGATCAGCACGATCCGCAGTTACCGGGGAGCAAAGCTTTTCGAGGCGATCGGCCTAAGCCGGGATCTGGCAGATACTTACTTCGGGGGAACCACCAGCAACATCGGTGGTATCCGCTTGGAAGAGATAGCGGCAGACGCGATCGCCATGCACAATGACGCATTCTCCCACCCCACGGATTCTTTATTGGAACATAAAGGCATTTATTCCTTCCGCAAGGATGGCGAGAAACACGCTTGGAACCCGGATACCATTTCCATGCTTCAACTGGCTACCCGCTTGGGGAGCTACAAGAAATTCAAGGAATATTCCCATGTGGTTGATGAGAAGGAAAGCCCGATCTTCTTGCGTGACTTCCTGACATTCAAGCGACGCACCCCGATCCCCTTGGAGCAGGTAGAGCCGGAAGAAGCGATCATGCGTCGCTTTGTCACGGGAGCGATGAGCTTCGGTTCTATCAGCCGGGAAGCGCACGAGACGATAGCTATAGCCATGAACAAGATACACGGACGCAGTAACACGGGCGAGGGTGGTGAGGACTCGGCTCGTTTCATCCCCCGTGAGGACGGGTTATCGCTCCGCTCCGCCATCAAGCAAGTAGCCTCCGGACGCTTTGGCGTGACCACGGAATATCTGGTAAACGCCGACGAGATCCAGATCAAGGTCGCCCAAGGAGCGAAACCGGGCGAAGGAGGACAGCTTCCCAGCTATAAGGTGAACGATATCATAGCGAGAACCCGTCACTCGATCCCGGGTATCTCTCTGATCTCTCCCCCACCTCACCACGATATTTACTCGATCGAGGACTTGGCGCAATTGATCTTCGATCTGAAGAACGTGAACCCTCAAGCCGAGATCAGTGTGAAACTCGTATCCGAGAGTGGCGTGGGAACCATCGCCGCCGGCGTAGCCAAGGCAAAAGCGGACCGGATCGTGATCTCCGGGGCAGAAGGAGGAACGGGGGCTTCCCCGATAAGCTCTATCCGTTACGCCGGAATCCCACCTGAGCTAGGACTATCCGAGACTCAACAGACGCTCGTGATGAACGGCCTCCGGGGACAAGTCCGCTTGCAAACAGACGGACAATTGAAAACCGGACGGGACATCCTATTGATGGCGATGCTGGGTGCCGAGGAGTTTGGATTCGCCACCTCCGCCTTGATCGTCTTAGGCTGTGTGATGATGCGTAAATGCCATATGAACACGTGTCCGGTAGGTGTCGCTACCCAAGATGAGGAATTACGTAAACGCTTTCATGGCCGACACGAATATTTGGTGAATTTCTTCACCTTCCTCGCCCGTGAAGTTCGAGAATATCTGGCAGAGCTAGGCTATACGAAACTAGACGATATCATTGGCCGTACGGACTTACTCATGCGTAAACCTTCTGATCATATCGAGAAACATGACCTATTGGATCTCAGCCGCTTGATCCATCTACCGGAACAAGCCGCCACGCAGGCCATCCATCAAGTCACCCGTCAACTCCACGCGATCGACAACGTGAAAGATGTGGATATCATCCGTCACGCAAAGGCCGCCATCGAATCCGGACAGGAAGTATCGTTGGATTATGCGATAGCCAACACCGATCGTTCCGTAGGAGCCATGCTTTCCGGAGAGATCGCCAAGCGGTATGGGAACATCGGGTTACCGGAGAACACCCTGCATATCAAGTTCAAGGGGGCGGCGGGCCAGAGCTTCGGAGCCTTTCTGGCCCACGGCGTACATTTCCGGTTGGAAGGCGAGGCGAACGACTATCTCGGAAAAGGATTGAGTGGCGGACACATCAGCTTAATGCCTCCGGTACGCTCCACCTTTATAGCGGAAGACAATACGATAGCCGGTAATACCTTATTATATGGAGCTACCAGCGGTGAGGTTTATATCAACGGCCGGGTCGGAGAGCGTTTCTGTGTGCGAAACTCCGGGGCGATCGCTGTCGTGGAAGGTGTAGGCGACCATTGTTGCGAGTACATGACCGGAGGCCGGGTTGTCGTCTTAGGCAATACAGGCCGGAACTTCGCCGCCGGAATGAGTGGCGGTGTCGCTTACGTATGGAACAAGAATGGTGATTTCGATTATTATTGCAACATGGAAATGGTAGAGCTTTCCTTGATCGAGGATAGCACCTCACGGAAGGAACTTCATGAATTGATCCGCAAGCATTATCATCATACCGGCAGCCATCTGGCCGGATTGATGCTCGATAACTGGAACAAGTACGTGGATGAGTTCATCCAGATCGTCCCGATCGAATACAAGAAAGTACTCCAAGAGGAACAGATGCGCAAACTCCAACGCAAGATTGCGGAGATGCAGAAAGACTACTAA
- a CDS encoding DUF3843 family protein, with protein MKNIKIFPKDWLQLHPYKQSTPVDSYYTGIANRIYDIMEKTELVNSFEGEETKQICIRMAAYFEDVISGMGLWRAFILTHKELYGKYLPFYTPDDHYYDDEVNLEDVRFLLWHYTQQYHGYRKGTFVSPDNPANESTGMLIYDLFCKEWTTAPENTRMAKLFALDTRYERQEDYDRLLQWFHYESYILPESARELSDFAHDRWKEQPDLNQEQLNNLLVNSHGMMAYTSKTSLLGLTSPQWLAKILPAEHPDHAVFQNTADESVATLPDDMLEENRQQYETFRKAAGDKLLLYFDKTEDAQTFITETSGLIPAENFHLPEDWQGKKLAIYATPEEGAQVITRDVELIKDENNPFYDANRAAKQALSFFIVKHCSVYFLPELVKRGMLADAQTKSLISPERGKAIIQENWKFLARYFIREYPNR; from the coding sequence AAGAACATTAAAATTTTCCCGAAAGACTGGTTGCAGTTGCATCCCTATAAACAAAGCACTCCCGTGGATTCCTATTATACCGGAATAGCGAACCGTATCTACGATATCATGGAGAAGACCGAGTTGGTAAACTCCTTCGAGGGCGAGGAAACAAAGCAGATCTGTATCCGCATGGCCGCCTACTTCGAAGACGTGATCTCCGGCATGGGGCTTTGGCGTGCCTTCATCCTTACCCATAAGGAGCTATACGGCAAATACCTCCCCTTCTACACTCCGGACGATCATTATTACGACGATGAGGTGAACCTTGAGGACGTGCGTTTCCTCCTTTGGCATTATACCCAGCAGTATCACGGCTATCGTAAAGGCACTTTTGTCAGTCCGGACAACCCTGCCAACGAATCCACCGGCATGCTTATCTACGACCTGTTCTGCAAAGAGTGGACCACGGCGCCGGAGAATACCCGCATGGCCAAGCTTTTCGCCCTTGATACCCGCTACGAGCGGCAAGAGGATTACGATCGTCTATTGCAATGGTTCCATTACGAATCCTATATCCTGCCTGAGTCGGCCCGGGAACTGAGCGACTTCGCCCACGACCGCTGGAAGGAGCAGCCCGACCTCAACCAAGAGCAGCTTAACAACCTGCTCGTCAACAGCCACGGCATGATGGCCTACACCAGCAAGACCTCCTTGCTAGGTCTGACCTCCCCGCAATGGCTGGCAAAGATATTGCCCGCCGAGCATCCCGACCATGCGGTATTTCAGAACACCGCCGACGAGTCTGTAGCCACCCTGCCCGACGATATGCTGGAGGAAAACCGCCAACAATACGAGACTTTCCGCAAAGCCGCAGGTGACAAACTGCTTCTCTATTTCGACAAGACCGAAGATGCACAAACATTTATCACGGAGACTTCCGGCCTTATCCCCGCCGAGAACTTCCATCTTCCCGAAGACTGGCAAGGCAAGAAACTGGCGATCTACGCCACGCCCGAGGAAGGCGCCCAAGTCATCACCCGAGACGTGGAGCTGATCAAGGATGAGAACAATCCCTTCTACGACGCCAACCGTGCCGCCAAGCAAGCGCTCTCTTTCTTCATCGTGAAACATTGCAGCGTTTACTTCCTGCCTGAGCTGGTAAAGCGAGGCATGCTGGCCGACGCGCAAACGAAAAGCCTTATCAGCCCAGAACGTGGCAAGGCGATCATACAAGAGAATTGGAAGTTCCTAGCCCGCTATTTCATCCGGGAATATCCCAATAGATAA